The Triticum dicoccoides isolate Atlit2015 ecotype Zavitan chromosome 6A, WEW_v2.0, whole genome shotgun sequence genome has a window encoding:
- the LOC119318414 gene encoding F-box protein At5g49610-like, translating into MTPSPTRWSAQRLRPESSVPPPRRHQCSTDFGEISSPPPSLPLLHGSMAESASLLHGLQDEIFMFEILVRLPPKSLLRCRAVCHAWRGATSDRDFLVAHHARQPSLPLLYTEIDEPPSIGIITPFPCDHRADDKLQSVAQLSGAHDFFPVACCDGLLVFTTCGGERLSICNPATRQYARLNQLDDFTVLGMYPHSPTSEYQLLLCVCPETDAQSGFYVFTLGSDQQPRHIGAHAKGLLQHQPVLFRGSLHWHTERLIMVFDTTAELFRQMRSLIDPGHAEADLFEMGDLLGMYSLNEENTIVHVWVMQDYEGQVWASKAWRVQLPIAELRVLLKNFRGFWCVDVAYWDGDVLVLVDIDKDSLLQFDIDGKLVASLHRRFLC; encoded by the exons ATGACTCCATCCCCGACTCGCTGGTCGGCGCAACGGCTGCGTCCGGAAAGCTCCGTCCCGCCACCACGCCGCCACCAGTGCAGCACAG ATTTTGGTGAGATCTCCTCTCCACCGCCGTCACTCCCACTGCTGCACGGATCCATGGCGGAGTCCGCAagtctcctccatggcctccaggaTGAGATCTTCATGTTTGAGATCCTCGTTCGCCTGCCCCCCAAATCCCTCCTTCGCTGCCGTGCCGTCTGCCACGCCTGGCGCGGCGCCACCTCCGACCGCGACTTCCTTGTCGCCCACCACGCCCGCCAGCCCTCACTCCCTCTCCTTTACACTGAAATTGATGAGCCGCCGTCCATAGGCATCATCACCCCCTTCCCCTGCGACCACCGGGCAGACGACAAGCTCCAGTCCGTTGCCCAACTCAGTGGTGCCCATGACTTCTTTCCCGTGGCCTGCTGTGACGGCCTCCTTGTCTTCACCACCTGCGGGGGTGAACGCCTCTCCATCTGCAACCCGGCCACTCGTCAGTATGCTCGTCTCAACCAGCTTGATGACTTCACGGTTTTGGGGATGTACCCACACAGCCCTACCAGCGAGTACCAACTACTGCTCTGCGTCTGCCCGGAAACTGATGCTCAAAGTGGCTTCTACGTCTTCACATTAGGCTCTGACCAGCAGCCAAGGCACATCGGGGCGCATGCCAAGGGACTGTTGCAACACCAACCTGTCCTTTTCCGTGGTAGCCTGCATTGGCACACAGAGCGACTGATAATGGTATTTGACACCACCGCTGAGTTGTTCCGGCAGATGCGCTCTCTGATTGATCCCGGCCATGCCGAGGCTGACCTGTTTGAGATGGGTGACTTGCTTGGCATGTACAGTCTTAATGAAGAAAATACCATTGTTCATGTCTGGGTGATGCAGGACTACGAAGGCCAAGTCTGGGCCTCCAAAGCCTGGCGGGTTCAATTGCCGATTGCAGAGCTAAGGGTGCTATTAAAAAACTTTCGCGGTTTTTGGTGTGTGGATGTTGCATATTGGGATGGTGATGTCCTCGTGCTGGTCGATATTGACAAGGACTCGCTACTTCAGTTTGACATTGATGGCAAGTTGGTTGCTAGTCTCCATCGCAGATTTCTCTGCTAG